In Formosa haliotis, the sequence ATCCATTCTTTAGAATCTAAATAATCTTCAATTCCAAAGTTGTATGCCTCTTCTTCATCCTTCAATCGGTAAAAGTCAAAATGATATACCAAACCTTCATTAATACTATATTCATTTACAATAGAAAAAGTAGGGCTACTAACATCGTCCTTGCAGCCTAGTAATTTAACTAAAGCTTTAATCAAGGTTGTTTTACCAGCTCCCATGTCTCCATAAAATAATATGGTTTTAGATGTTGCTGTTTCAAGTATTTGTTTGGCAACAACTTCTAAATCATTTATATGGTATTCTCGAGTATTTAACATAGTAT encodes:
- the tsaE gene encoding tRNA (adenosine(37)-N6)-threonylcarbamoyltransferase complex ATPase subunit type 1 TsaE, with the protein product MLNTREYHINDLEVVAKQILETATSKTILFYGDMGAGKTTLIKALVKLLGCKDDVSSPTFSIVNEYSINEGLVYHFDFYRLKDEEEAYNFGIEDYLDSKEWIFIEWPDQVKNILSNEPCNRLKIESLDTETRKITFNKN